The Rhododendron vialii isolate Sample 1 chromosome 5a, ASM3025357v1 genome contains a region encoding:
- the LOC131327671 gene encoding uncharacterized protein LOC131327671, with protein sequence MVDPVDLQFAGPTPEKLGDHVFLKFRPKKGVIRCGKRGKLSPRYIGPFDIVERIGEVAYRLVLPPQLDKVHDVFHVSMLHKYLALPTHVLNWEDVTIDEDATYEEEPMEIQDQSETIIRNKTIKLVRVLWKHCGSEETTWEREETMRANYPHQFESEREPNFEDEIV encoded by the exons ATGGTCGACCCTGTTGATCTCCAGTTTGCTGGACCGACACCAGAGAAACTGG GAGACCATGTGTTCCTAAAGTTTAGGCCAAAGAAAGGAGTTATCAGATGTGGGAAGAGAGGAAAACTGTCCCCACGCTACATCGGACCTTTCGACATCGTCGAAAGAATCGGGGAAGTTGCGTATCGTTTAGTGCTGCCACCGCAACTAGATAAAGTACATGACGTGTTCCATGTTTCGATGCTCCACAAGTATCTCGCGTTGCCCACGCATGTCCTCAACTGGGAAGATGTCACCATCGATGAAGACGCGACGTACGAAGAAGAACCGATGGAGATCCAAGACCAAAGTGAGACGATAATCCGAAATAAGACGATCAAACTAGTACGAGTTCTGTGGAAGCACTGTGGATCTGAAGAGACTACATGGGAAAGAGAGGAAACCATGAGAGCGAATTACCCTCACCAATTCGAATCCGAGCGTgaacctaatttcgaggacgaaattgtttaa